From a single Nothobranchius furzeri strain GRZ-AD chromosome 7, NfurGRZ-RIMD1, whole genome shotgun sequence genomic region:
- the LOC107382916 gene encoding musculin has translation MSTGSATSDAEDNETRDRIRLKRTITRHGSGEDLEDDTAKRIVEQSRSGRISKARLKEARQTQRNAANARERARMRVLSRAFSRLKTSLPWVPADTKLSKLDTLRLASSYISHLRQLLQEDHFENNFAHPVNLTWPFLTIGRSDDDVTSTVRL, from the exons ATGTCCACCGGCTCTGCTACAAGTGATGCTGAAGACAACGAGACACGTGACAGAATCCGTCTGAAGAGGACAATCACCCGGCACGGCTCGGGTGAAGATCTGGAGGATGACACAGCGAAGAGGATCGTCGAACAGAGCCGCAGCGGCAGAATCTCCAAGGCGCGCCTGAAGGAGGCGCGGCAGACGCAACGGAACGCGGCCAACGCGCGCGAGCGGGCGCGCATGAGAGTGCTGAGCAGAGCCTTCTCTAGACTGAAAACCAGCCTGCCCTGGGTTCCAGCGGACACCAAGCTGTCCAAACTGGACACCCTCCGTCTCGCTTCCAGCTACATCTCCCACCTCAggcagctgctgcaggaggaccaCTTCGAGAACAACTTTGCGCATCCTGTCAATCTG ACATGGCCATTTCTGACCATAGGACGATCAGATGATGACGTCACTTCCACTGTCAGACTATAA